A genomic region of Vitis vinifera cultivar Pinot Noir 40024 chromosome 7, ASM3070453v1 contains the following coding sequences:
- the LOC100258848 gene encoding uncharacterized protein OsI_027940 isoform X1, producing MSRHPEVKWAQRADKVFITVLLPDAKNAKVNLEPDGDFTFSASAGAENHLYELKLDLFDKVNVEESKINIGVRSIFCVVEKAEKGWWKKLLRGDEKAPHYLKVDWDKWVDEDEDTGLGDLDLGGMDFSKFAGMEGMGGDAMGDDLDDTDDEEEVSKPAEENSENPDEHGVKSEAAPSI from the exons ATGAG TCGGCATCCTGAGGTGAAGTGGGCCCAAAGAGCTGACAAGGTTTTTATTACAGTGCTATTGCCAGATGCAAAAAATGCAAAGGTCAATCTTGAGCCAGATGGGGATTTTACATTCTCTGCTAGTGCTGGAGCAGAAAACCATCTTTATGAGCTGAAGTTGGATCTTTTTGATAAGGTTAATGTAGAG gaaagcAAAATTAATATAGGAGTTCGGAGTATATTCTGTGTTGTGGAGAAGGCGGAGAAAGGCTGGTGGAAGAAGCTTTTGCGAGGAGATGAGAAGGCACCACATTACTTGAAAGTAGATTGGGACAAATGGGTTGATGAAGATGAGGATACTG GTCTTGGGGACTTGGATTTGGGAGGAATGGATTTCTCG AAATTTGCAGGTATGGAAGGCATGGGTGGTGATGCTATGGGTGATGATCTTGATGATACTGATGATGAAG aaGAAGTTTCAAAGCCCGCAGAAGAGAACTCTGAGAATCCAGATGAACATGGAGTAAAATCAGAGGCTGCACCAAGCATATGA
- the LOC100241738 gene encoding probable U6 snRNA-associated Sm-like protein LSm4, with the protein MLPLSLLKTAQGHPMLVELKNGETYNGHLVNCDTWMNIHLREVICTSKDGDRFWRMPECYIRGNTIKYLRVPDEVIDKVQEETKNRADRKPPGVGRGRGRGREDGSSGRPAKGIGRGLDDGGARGMGGGRGRGGPGGKTGGSRGGGRGRG; encoded by the exons ATG CTTCCTCTCTCCCTATTGAAAACTGCGCAAGGGCATCCTATG TTGGTGGAGCTTAAAAATGGAGAAACTTACAATGGGCATTTGGTTAACTGTGATACTTGGATGAACATTCATCTTCGGGAAGTTATCTGTACCTCAAAA GATGGAGATAGGTTTTGGAGAATGCCTGAGTGCTACATCCGTGGGAATACAATTAAATATCTTCGAGTTCCTGATGAG GTAATTGATAAAGTTCAAGAAGAAACCAAGAACCGAGCAG ATAGGAAGCCACCTGGGGTAGGGCGTGGAAGAGGCAGAGGCAGAGAGGACGGTTCTAGTGGGAGGCCAGCGAAGGGCATTGGGCGTGGCCTAGATGATGGAGGTGCTAGAGGCATGGGTGGAGGCCGAGGTAGAGGTGGGCCTGGTGGAAAGACAGGTGGAAGTAGAG GTGGAGGACGAGGACGAGGTTGA
- the LOC100264020 gene encoding WD repeat-containing protein GTS1 has product METTEMDAMEEEEPQPNPNSLKRFALKNSIQTNFGDDYVFQIVARDDWTAMAVSLSTNAVKLYSPVTGQYLGECRGHSTTINHISFSGPGNSHILHSCSSDGTIRAWDTRTFNQVLCISAGSSQEVFSFSIGGLGDYLLAAGCKSQILFWDWRNKKQVACLEDSHVDDVTQVHFVPSDKNKLVSASVDGLICTFDTVGDINDDDHLESVINVDTSIGKVGFLGDTYQKLWCLTHIETLSVWDWKEARIEANFQDARSLASDSWTLDRVNYFVDCHYSGDDQRLWVIGGTNAGTLGYFPVNYQGMGAIGPPEAVLEGGHTGVVRSVLPMSSKQIGTAQSQGIFGWTGGEDGRLCCWFSDGSPETNRSWISSEFVMKSPRTCKKNRHLPY; this is encoded by the exons ATGGAAACCACAGAGATGGATGCAATGGAAGAGGAAGAACCTCAGCCCAATCCAAACTCATTAAAGCGTTTCGCTCTCAAAAACTCCATCCAAACTAACTTCGGCGATGACTACGTTTTCCAAATCGTCGCTAG GGATGATTGGACGGCGATGGCGGTGTCGCTGTCGACAAACGCAGTGAAGCTCTACTCGCCGGTGACTGGTCAGTACCTGGGGGAGTGCCGAGGTCACTCTACCACTATAAACCACATCTCCTTCTCAGGTCCTGGTAACTCTCATATCCTCCATTCATGCTCTTCTGATGGAACCATCAGAGCTTGGGACACCAGAACCTTCAACCAG GTATTATGCATAAGTGCTGGTTCTTCACAAGAGGTATTCAGTTTCTCGATTGGTGGTTTAGGTGATTATCTTCTTGCTGCGGGATGTAAATCTCAG ATACTCTTTTGGGATTGGAGGAACAAGAAGCAGGTTGCATGTTTGGAGGACTCTCATGTGGATGATGTTACTCAG GTGCACTTTGTCCCTTCTGATAAAAACAAACTTGTTTCGGCATCAGTAGATGGATTGATTTGTACCTTTGATACTGTTGGAGACATCAATGACGATGATCATCTGGAATCA GTAATCAATGTGGATACTTCAATTGGGAAGGTGGGGTTTCTTGGAGATACATATCAAAAGCTCTGGTGTTTGACACATATTGAAACCTTAAG TGTTTGGGACTGGAAAGAAGCCAGAATTGAAGCCAACTTCCAAGATGCCCGCTCCTTAGCCTCTGATAGCTGGACATTGGATCGT GttaattattttgttgattGTCACTACTCGGGAGATGATCAGCGTCTATGGGTGATTGGTGGTACTAATGCTGGTACTTTGGGCTACTTCCCTGTAAATTATCAAGGAATGGGGGCAATAGGGCCTCCAGAAGCAGTGCTTGAAGGTGGGCATACAGGTGTTGTTAGGAGTGTGCTTCCCATGTCCAGCAAGCAGATTGGCACCGCCCAAAGCCAAGGCATCTTTGGATGGACTGGCGGTGAGGATGGTCGCTTGTGTTGTTGGTTCTCTGATGGATCTCCTGAGACGAACCGATCCTGGATTTCAAGCGAATTTGTTATGAAATCACCAAGAACTTGCAAGAAAAACCGACATCTTCCTTACTAA
- the LOC100258848 gene encoding uncharacterized protein OsI_027940 isoform X2, whose product MSRHPEVKWAQRADKVFITVLLPDAKNAKVNLEPDGDFTFSASAGAENHLYELKLDLFDKVNVEESKINIGVRSIFCVVEKAEKGWWKKLLRGDEKAPHYLKVDWDKWVDEDEDTGLGDLDLGGMDFSKFAGMEGMGGDAMGDDLDDTDDEEVSKPAEENSENPDEHGVKSEAAPSI is encoded by the exons ATGAG TCGGCATCCTGAGGTGAAGTGGGCCCAAAGAGCTGACAAGGTTTTTATTACAGTGCTATTGCCAGATGCAAAAAATGCAAAGGTCAATCTTGAGCCAGATGGGGATTTTACATTCTCTGCTAGTGCTGGAGCAGAAAACCATCTTTATGAGCTGAAGTTGGATCTTTTTGATAAGGTTAATGTAGAG gaaagcAAAATTAATATAGGAGTTCGGAGTATATTCTGTGTTGTGGAGAAGGCGGAGAAAGGCTGGTGGAAGAAGCTTTTGCGAGGAGATGAGAAGGCACCACATTACTTGAAAGTAGATTGGGACAAATGGGTTGATGAAGATGAGGATACTG GTCTTGGGGACTTGGATTTGGGAGGAATGGATTTCTCG AAATTTGCAGGTATGGAAGGCATGGGTGGTGATGCTATGGGTGATGATCTTGATGATACTGATGATGAAG AAGTTTCAAAGCCCGCAGAAGAGAACTCTGAGAATCCAGATGAACATGGAGTAAAATCAGAGGCTGCACCAAGCATATGA